The following coding sequences are from one Terriglobales bacterium window:
- the pckA gene encoding phosphoenolpyruvate carboxykinase (ATP): protein MSDDALMSAIAALVHGKDVHRNLPAGALVEHAIRRSEGRLASNGSLVSDTGKRTGRSPKDKFTVKDEITAERVDWGTVNQPFDAARFDALCDRAVDYLANRTLYVQDLFAGADPLYRLPIRMINELAWHNLFVRQLFVRPSAAELVAHKPEFTVICAPEFHAQPARDGTGSEAFIGVNFKRQLVLICGTKYAGEMKKSIFSVMNFLLPHRNVFPMHCSANVGADGVTALFFGLSGTGKTTLSADPSRRLIGDDEHGWSETGVFNFEGGCYAKCIRLSRENEPQIWNALRFGAVLENVVISPETHVPDYNDDRLTENTRAAYPVDFIDNALIPGIGGHPKHVVFLTADAFGVLPPISRLTPEQAMYHFLSGYTAKVAGTEAGVGSEPQATFSTCFGAPFLPLRPKVYAEMLGDRLRRHQAQCWLVNTGWFGGPFGVGKRMNLPYTRAMVRAAVDGRLGKAEYATEPAFGLSIPKSCPDVPAELLSPRNAWRDKAAYDTQVANLAERFAKNFEQFDAPEAVRAAGPVKVAVSG from the coding sequence ATGTCCGACGACGCCCTGATGAGCGCGATTGCCGCACTCGTCCACGGCAAGGATGTCCATCGCAACCTGCCGGCGGGTGCGCTCGTGGAGCACGCCATCCGGCGCAGCGAGGGTCGCCTGGCCTCGAACGGTTCCCTGGTTTCAGACACGGGCAAGCGCACCGGGCGCTCCCCCAAGGACAAGTTCACGGTCAAGGATGAGATCACCGCTGAGCGGGTGGACTGGGGCACGGTCAACCAGCCCTTCGATGCGGCCAGGTTCGATGCCCTGTGCGACCGCGCGGTGGACTACCTCGCGAACCGCACGTTGTATGTCCAGGACCTGTTCGCCGGCGCCGACCCCCTGTACCGCCTGCCCATCCGGATGATCAACGAACTGGCCTGGCACAACCTGTTCGTGCGGCAACTGTTCGTCCGGCCGTCGGCAGCGGAGCTGGTAGCCCACAAGCCGGAGTTCACGGTGATTTGCGCGCCCGAGTTCCATGCCCAGCCGGCGCGCGACGGCACCGGCTCGGAGGCGTTCATCGGAGTGAACTTCAAGCGCCAACTGGTGCTCATCTGCGGCACCAAGTACGCCGGCGAGATGAAGAAGTCCATCTTCAGCGTGATGAACTTCCTGCTGCCGCACCGCAACGTTTTTCCCATGCACTGCTCGGCGAACGTGGGCGCGGATGGCGTGACCGCGCTGTTCTTCGGACTCTCCGGGACGGGCAAAACTACCCTCTCGGCAGACCCCAGCCGCCGCCTCATCGGCGACGACGAGCACGGCTGGAGCGAGACCGGCGTTTTCAACTTCGAGGGCGGCTGCTACGCCAAGTGCATCCGGCTCTCGCGCGAGAATGAGCCGCAGATCTGGAACGCGCTGCGTTTCGGGGCGGTGCTGGAGAACGTGGTCATCTCGCCGGAAACGCATGTACCCGATTACAACGATGACCGGCTGACCGAGAACACCCGGGCCGCCTATCCTGTAGATTTCATCGATAACGCCTTGATTCCCGGCATTGGCGGACATCCCAAGCACGTGGTCTTTCTGACCGCAGACGCCTTTGGCGTCTTGCCGCCCATCTCGCGGCTGACTCCGGAACAGGCGATGTACCACTTCCTCTCCGGCTATACCGCCAAGGTGGCGGGGACGGAGGCGGGCGTGGGCTCCGAGCCACAAGCCACCTTCTCCACCTGCTTCGGCGCGCCCTTCTTGCCGCTGCGCCCCAAGGTGTACGCGGAGATGCTGGGCGACCGCCTGCGGCGCCATCAGGCGCAGTGCTGGCTGGTCAACACCGGATGGTTCGGGGGGCCGTTCGGCGTGGGCAAGCGCATGAACCTGCCCTACACGCGTGCCATGGTGCGGGCCGCCGTGGATGGACGCCTGGGAAAGGCCGAGTACGCCACGGAACCGGCCTTCGGACTGAGCATCCCGAAGTCCTGCCCGGACGTTCCGGCGGAACTGCTGAGCCCACGCAATGCCTGGCGGGACAAGGCTGCCTACGACACGCAGGTCGCCAACCTGGCGGAGCGCTTCGCCAAGAACTTCGAGCAGTTCGACGCGCCGGAAGCGGTGCGCGCCGCCGGGCCGGTGAAGGTAGCGGTCAGCGGCTAG
- a CDS encoding SpoIIE family protein phosphatase translates to MTRAATPRSTDEVLAQVPSVLATEFDAERSELWLWDEPSRSAYLTHAAGQPGHHRHDYAPAGEGAIGKLADARKTVENVEVASFGGDDQEFARRTGLTRLSAYPLEARGRLVGVIASYSRAEVDEERLRWWRLYAEVTGISVHEALAAQESRKAITQLSLLFEATRLLNSTLDLAELLDLILSIARKETQADRGTVFLVDKPHQELWSIVASGLDREEIRMPFGRGVAGRVAQTGETVNAEDAYKLAFHESSFDQKFHYRTKSLLCLPIRHHTGEIVGIIQLLNKTTGGPFTPEDEDFLTKLSGHMALALENARLHRESIEKQRLEKELALARSIQRNLLPLSPPVVSGFDLAVVNEPCYAVGGDYYDFLSLGPQSMLLVVADVEGKGVSSALVMSNLQATLRALVMHLHSLEVLTLSLNEMMYHDAKSTKYLSIFLGLVDTRRNGLHYINAGHVPPLLIRGATGESKRLEEGGLVVGLFPQAEYERGSVKLEPGDVLVCCTDGILEATDSRQEEFGFERLAEAVARHRAKSAQDIVDCVLEEVNRFAAGGTHVDDKVLMVMKVARDAQPQTALAGTPWSRPPG, encoded by the coding sequence ATGACGCGCGCCGCCACGCCCCGGTCCACCGACGAGGTGCTGGCTCAGGTCCCCAGCGTACTGGCCACCGAGTTCGATGCCGAACGCTCCGAGCTTTGGCTTTGGGACGAACCTTCCCGGTCCGCCTATCTGACCCATGCCGCGGGCCAGCCCGGACACCACCGCCACGATTACGCGCCCGCCGGGGAGGGCGCCATCGGCAAGCTGGCGGACGCCCGCAAGACCGTCGAGAACGTGGAGGTCGCCAGCTTCGGCGGCGATGACCAGGAGTTCGCCCGCCGCACTGGCCTGACCCGGCTCTCCGCCTATCCGCTCGAAGCCCGCGGCCGCCTGGTGGGGGTCATCGCCAGCTACTCGCGCGCGGAGGTGGACGAAGAGCGGCTGCGCTGGTGGCGGCTCTACGCCGAGGTCACCGGCATCAGCGTGCATGAAGCCCTGGCTGCTCAGGAAAGCCGCAAGGCCATCACCCAGCTCTCCTTGCTGTTTGAGGCCACGCGCCTGCTGAATTCCACCCTCGACCTGGCCGAGTTGCTCGACCTGATCCTCAGCATCGCCCGCAAGGAGACCCAAGCCGACCGCGGGACGGTCTTTCTGGTGGACAAGCCTCACCAGGAGCTGTGGTCCATTGTGGCCTCGGGCCTGGACCGCGAGGAGATTCGCATGCCCTTCGGCCGCGGCGTGGCCGGCCGCGTGGCCCAGACGGGCGAGACCGTCAACGCGGAAGACGCTTACAAGCTGGCCTTTCACGAAAGCAGCTTCGACCAGAAATTCCATTACCGCACCAAGTCACTGCTCTGCCTGCCCATCCGCCACCACACCGGCGAGATCGTGGGCATCATCCAGTTGCTGAACAAGACCACCGGCGGGCCGTTCACTCCGGAAGACGAGGACTTCCTCACCAAGCTCTCCGGGCACATGGCGCTGGCGCTGGAGAACGCCCGCCTGCACCGCGAGTCCATCGAAAAGCAGCGCCTGGAAAAAGAACTGGCATTGGCACGGTCGATCCAGCGGAATCTGCTGCCGCTGTCTCCGCCGGTGGTTTCCGGCTTCGACCTGGCCGTGGTCAATGAGCCTTGCTACGCCGTGGGCGGAGACTACTACGACTTCCTCAGCCTGGGACCGCAGTCCATGCTGCTGGTGGTGGCGGACGTGGAGGGCAAAGGCGTTTCCTCCGCCCTGGTGATGTCCAATCTGCAGGCCACGCTGCGCGCGCTGGTGATGCACCTGCACTCGCTCGAAGTGCTCACGCTCTCGCTCAACGAGATGATGTACCACGACGCCAAGTCCACCAAGTACCTCAGCATCTTTTTGGGATTGGTGGATACCCGGCGCAACGGCCTGCACTACATCAACGCCGGGCATGTGCCGCCGCTGCTCATTCGCGGCGCGACCGGTGAGTCCAAGCGGCTGGAAGAAGGCGGGCTGGTTGTGGGTTTGTTCCCGCAGGCTGAGTACGAGCGCGGTTCGGTAAAGCTCGAGCCCGGGGACGTGTTGGTGTGCTGCACCGACGGCATCCTAGAAGCCACGGACAGTCGGCAAGAAGAATTCGGGTTCGAGCGCCTGGCCGAGGCCGTGGCCCGCCACCGCGCCAAGAGCGCCCAGGACATCGTGGATTGCGTGCTCGAGGAAGTGAACCGGTTCGCCGCGGGCGGCACCCACGTGGACGACAAGGTCTTGATGGTGATGAAAGTGGCTCGCGATGCCCAGCCGCAGACCGCGCTCGCCGGCACGCCCTGGTCGCGACCGCCGGGCTAG